A window from Pseudooceanicola algae encodes these proteins:
- a CDS encoding GcrA family cell cycle regulator, whose amino-acid sequence MSWTDERVELLKKMWSEGQSASQIAKELGGVTRNAVIGKVHRLGLSNRTGGAAPAATPAKPEAKAKPAAPKRETTEAPAAPREEPKPEPTAVVPAPAPSPARKAIIPAGQPLPPQPSANEISPEALAKVSAIEKKAKRLTLMELTERTCKWPVGDPATEDFWFCGLPVQAGKPYCDAHVGVAFQPMSSRRDRKR is encoded by the coding sequence ATGTCCTGGACCGATGAGCGCGTCGAGCTGCTGAAGAAGATGTGGTCGGAGGGTCAGTCGGCCAGCCAGATCGCAAAAGAGCTTGGCGGCGTCACGCGCAACGCCGTGATCGGCAAGGTGCATCGCCTCGGCCTGTCCAACCGGACCGGCGGGGCGGCCCCTGCCGCGACTCCGGCCAAGCCCGAAGCCAAGGCCAAGCCGGCGGCGCCGAAGCGCGAAACCACAGAAGCGCCCGCCGCGCCCCGCGAAGAGCCCAAGCCCGAGCCGACAGCCGTGGTCCCTGCACCGGCGCCCAGCCCGGCGCGCAAGGCGATCATCCCGGCCGGTCAGCCCCTGCCGCCGCAGCCCTCGGCCAACGAAATCAGCCCCGAAGCCCTGGCCAAGGTCTCGGCCATCGAGAAGAAGGCCAAGCGGCTCACGTTGATGGAACTGACCGAACGGACCTGCAAATGGCCGGTGGGCGATCCTGCCACCGAGGATTTCTGGTTCTGCGGCCTGCCCGTCCAGGCCGGCAAGCCCTATTGCGATGCTCATGTGGGCGTGGCTTTCCAACCGATGTCCTCGCGCCGCGATCGCAAACGTTAA
- the argF gene encoding ornithine carbamoyltransferase — MNHFLDLHTTDAGELRQMIDHARAMKTAREGRPKGTPDDSQPLAGRMVALIFEKPSTRTRVSFDVGTRQMGGQTMVLSGSEMQLGHGESIADTARVLSRYVDLIMIRTFSEDILHELSEYASVPVINGLTDATHPCQIMADVMTYEEHRGPIKGKKVVWTGDGNNVCASMLHAAGQFGFDLTFAGPMQLDPDPKAMGFARDKGVRVTVERDAMRAVEGADLVVADTWVSMHDPQSMRERRHNMLRPYQVNDALMAAAKPDALFMHCLPAHRDEEVTSSVMDGPHSVIFDEAENRLHAQKAVMRWCLGL, encoded by the coding sequence ATGAACCATTTTCTAGACCTGCACACGACCGATGCCGGGGAACTCCGGCAGATGATCGACCACGCCCGCGCCATGAAGACCGCCCGCGAAGGCCGCCCCAAGGGCACGCCGGATGACAGCCAGCCGCTGGCCGGGCGCATGGTGGCGCTGATCTTCGAGAAGCCGTCGACCCGGACCCGCGTCAGCTTTGATGTCGGGACCCGCCAGATGGGCGGCCAGACGATGGTCCTGTCGGGCAGCGAGATGCAGCTGGGCCACGGAGAGAGCATCGCCGATACCGCCCGCGTGCTGAGCCGCTATGTCGACCTTATCATGATCCGTACCTTTTCCGAGGATATCCTGCACGAGCTGTCCGAATACGCCAGCGTGCCGGTGATCAACGGGCTGACCGATGCGACCCATCCCTGCCAGATCATGGCAGATGTAATGACCTACGAGGAACACCGCGGGCCGATCAAGGGCAAGAAGGTCGTCTGGACGGGGGACGGCAACAATGTCTGTGCCTCGATGCTGCATGCGGCGGGACAATTCGGCTTCGACCTGACCTTTGCAGGTCCGATGCAGCTGGACCCCGACCCCAAGGCCATGGGCTTTGCCCGCGACAAGGGCGTCCGGGTGACCGTGGAACGCGACGCCATGCGCGCCGTCGAAGGGGCCGACCTGGTGGTCGCGGATACCTGGGTGTCGATGCATGACCCGCAAAGCATGCGCGAACGGCGCCACAACATGCTGCGCCCCTACCAGGTGAACGACGCGCTGATGGCGGCGGCGAAACCCGATGCGCTGTTCATGCATTGCCTGCCCGCGCATCGCGATGAAGAGGTGACATCCTCGGTCATGGACGGCCCCCATTCGGTGATCTTCGACGAGGCCGAGAACCGCCTGCATGCGCAGAAGGCCGTGATGCGCTGGTGTCTGGGCCTGTGA
- a CDS encoding aspartate aminotransferase family protein, with translation MIPPVLPTYSRAPLHFVKGEGSWLIEEDGRRFLDMGAGIAVNALGHAHPALVAALTEQAGKVWHLSNLYEIPQQEALAAMLVDRSFADTVFFTNSGTEAMELAVKMARKYWYEKGQPERVEIISFEGAFHGRSSAAIAAAPTEKMVKGMGPLLPGFKVLPHGDWGLLKDAITETTAAVIIEPIQGEGGIRPLSDEDLKTIRAICDATGVLLILDEVQCGIGRTGRLFAHEWAGIAPDIMMVAKGIGGGFPLGAVLASEEAASGMTLGTHGSTYGGNPLGCAVGCAVIEIVSDPDFLDEVNRKAGLLRQKLEGLVAGHPEVFEAVRGQGFMIGLKCKVPCGEVVKAGFAQEIITVPAADNVLRLLPPLTLSEDEIAEAVTRLDAAATAVTAALAG, from the coding sequence ATGATCCCTCCTGTTCTGCCGACCTATTCCCGTGCGCCGCTTCATTTCGTGAAGGGCGAAGGCTCCTGGCTGATCGAGGAGGACGGGCGCCGATTCCTGGACATGGGGGCCGGGATCGCGGTGAACGCGCTTGGCCATGCCCATCCCGCGCTGGTCGCGGCGCTGACCGAACAGGCCGGCAAGGTCTGGCATCTGAGCAATCTATACGAGATCCCGCAACAGGAAGCCCTGGCCGCGATGCTGGTCGACCGGAGCTTTGCCGACACGGTCTTTTTCACCAATTCGGGCACCGAGGCGATGGAGCTGGCGGTGAAGATGGCGCGGAAATACTGGTACGAGAAGGGTCAGCCCGAGCGGGTCGAGATCATTTCCTTCGAGGGCGCCTTCCATGGCCGGTCCTCGGCCGCGATCGCTGCGGCACCGACCGAGAAGATGGTCAAGGGGATGGGCCCGCTGCTGCCCGGTTTCAAGGTTCTGCCGCACGGCGACTGGGGCCTTCTGAAGGACGCCATCACCGAGACCACCGCCGCCGTGATCATCGAACCGATCCAGGGCGAGGGCGGCATTCGCCCGCTGTCGGACGAGGATCTGAAGACGATCCGCGCGATTTGTGACGCGACCGGTGTGCTGCTGATCCTGGACGAGGTGCAATGCGGTATCGGACGGACGGGGCGCCTGTTCGCCCATGAATGGGCCGGGATCGCCCCGGATATCATGATGGTCGCCAAGGGCATCGGCGGAGGCTTTCCGCTTGGGGCCGTGCTGGCGAGTGAAGAGGCCGCGAGCGGAATGACCCTCGGCACCCACGGATCGACCTATGGCGGCAACCCGCTGGGATGTGCCGTGGGCTGCGCGGTGATCGAAATCGTTTCGGACCCCGATTTCCTGGACGAGGTAAACCGCAAGGCCGGTCTGCTGCGTCAGAAGCTGGAAGGGCTGGTCGCAGGCCATCCGGAGGTGTTCGAGGCCGTGCGCGGTCAGGGCTTCATGATCGGCCTGAAATGCAAGGTTCCTTGCGGCGAAGTGGTCAAGGCCGGTTTCGCGCAGGAGATCATCACCGTTCCGGCGGCTGACAACGTGTTGCGCCTGCTGCCCCCGCTCACCCTTTCCGAAGACGAGATCGCCGAGGCCGTCACCCGGCTGGATGCCGCCGCGACCGCCGTGACGGCGGCGCTTGCCGGCTGA
- the meaB gene encoding methylmalonyl Co-A mutase-associated GTPase MeaB, with the protein METETLAQKIVDGDRRALSRAITLVESRRADHRAQAAALLQQLAQAGRQAFRIGLSGTPGVGKSTFIESFGMMLTEQGLRVAVLAVDPSSTRTGGSILGDKTRMPLLARAPGAYIRPSPSQSQLGGIARRSREAVALCEAAGFDVVLIETVGVGQSETVVSEISDLFLLLLAPAGGDELQGVKRGIMERADLILVNKADGALKPAAMRTCADYAGALRLLRKRARDPEGFPKAITVSALENAGLETAWDEMQALVGWRREAGHYDRIRSEQARFWFGEEVREGLLSALDNGAAKARMAELAAQVVAGELTPELAAQTMLTGLGVVPR; encoded by the coding sequence ATGGAGACAGAGACCCTCGCGCAGAAGATCGTCGACGGGGACCGCCGCGCCCTGTCGCGCGCGATCACGCTGGTGGAAAGCCGCCGCGCCGATCACCGGGCCCAGGCGGCGGCGCTGTTGCAGCAGCTTGCGCAGGCCGGGCGGCAGGCCTTCCGGATCGGACTGTCGGGCACACCGGGGGTGGGCAAGTCTACCTTCATCGAGAGCTTCGGCATGATGCTGACCGAACAGGGCCTGCGCGTGGCGGTGCTGGCGGTCGATCCGTCTTCGACCCGGACCGGAGGCTCGATCCTGGGCGACAAGACGCGGATGCCGCTCCTGGCCCGCGCGCCGGGCGCCTATATCCGCCCCTCGCCCAGCCAAAGCCAGCTGGGCGGCATCGCCCGCCGGTCCCGCGAGGCCGTAGCGCTCTGCGAAGCCGCCGGATTCGACGTGGTGCTGATCGAGACCGTCGGCGTCGGCCAGTCCGAAACCGTGGTTTCCGAGATCAGCGACCTGTTCCTGCTGCTGCTGGCCCCGGCCGGCGGGGACGAATTGCAGGGGGTGAAACGCGGCATCATGGAGCGCGCCGACCTGATCCTGGTGAACAAGGCCGACGGTGCGCTGAAGCCCGCCGCCATGCGTACCTGCGCGGATTACGCAGGCGCCTTGCGTCTGCTGCGCAAGCGGGCGCGCGATCCCGAGGGCTTTCCCAAGGCCATCACGGTCTCGGCGCTGGAGAACGCCGGGCTGGAGACCGCATGGGACGAAATGCAGGCGCTGGTCGGCTGGCGGCGCGAGGCCGGGCACTACGACCGCATCCGGTCCGAACAGGCGCGGTTCTGGTTCGGCGAGGAGGTGCGCGAAGGGCTGCTGAGCGCCCTCGACAACGGCGCGGCGAAGGCCCGAATGGCGGAATTGGCGGCGCAGGTGGTGGCCGGGGAGCTGACCCCGGAGCTAGCCGCCCAGACGATGCTGACGGGACTGGGGGTAGTGCCGCGTTGA